One Streptomyces sp. R28 DNA window includes the following coding sequences:
- a CDS encoding M16 family metallopeptidase — protein MGHTATPEAQSGGLTATEHRLANGLRVVLSEDHLTPVAAVCLWYDVGSRHEVKGRTGLAHLFEHLMFQGSSSVKGTGHFELVQGAGGSPNGTTSFERTNYFETMPAHQLELALWLEADRMGSLLVALDLEGLDNQRDVVKNERRQRYDNVPYGTAFEKLTALSYPDGHPYHHTPIGSMADLDAASLEDARAFFRTYYAPNNAVLSIVGDIDPEQTLAWVEKYFGTIPAHDGKPEPRDGSLPEIIGEQLREVVEENVPARAMMAAYRLPKDGTRECDAADLALTVLGGGESSRLYNRLVRRDRTAVAAGFGLLRLAGAPSLGWLDVKTSGDVEVPVIETAVDEELARFAAEGPTAEEMERAQAQLEREWLDRLGTVAGRADELCRYAVLFGDPQLAFTAVQRVLDVTAEEVQAVAKARLRPDNRAVLVYEPTAAEADDLEAAETTDENEESAQ, from the coding sequence ATGGGTCACACGGCCACACCGGAGGCACAATCCGGCGGCCTCACCGCGACGGAGCACCGCCTGGCCAACGGCCTGCGCGTGGTGCTCTCCGAGGACCACCTCACGCCGGTCGCCGCGGTCTGTCTCTGGTACGACGTCGGCTCCCGTCACGAGGTCAAGGGCCGTACCGGACTCGCCCACCTCTTCGAGCACCTGATGTTCCAGGGCTCGAGCAGCGTGAAGGGCACGGGCCACTTCGAGCTCGTCCAGGGCGCGGGCGGCTCGCCGAACGGCACCACCAGCTTCGAGCGCACCAACTACTTCGAGACCATGCCCGCCCACCAGCTGGAGCTCGCGCTGTGGCTGGAGGCCGACCGCATGGGCAGCCTGCTGGTGGCGCTCGACCTGGAGGGCCTGGACAACCAGCGGGACGTCGTCAAGAACGAGCGCCGCCAGCGCTACGACAACGTCCCGTACGGCACGGCCTTCGAGAAGCTCACCGCCCTGTCGTACCCGGACGGACACCCCTACCACCACACGCCGATCGGCTCGATGGCCGACCTGGACGCGGCCAGCCTGGAGGACGCCCGCGCGTTCTTCCGCACCTACTACGCGCCCAACAACGCCGTCCTGTCCATCGTCGGCGACATCGACCCGGAGCAGACGCTCGCCTGGGTCGAGAAGTACTTCGGCACCATCCCGGCCCACGACGGCAAGCCCGAGCCGCGCGACGGCTCGCTGCCCGAGATCATCGGCGAGCAGCTGCGCGAGGTCGTCGAGGAGAATGTCCCCGCGCGCGCGATGATGGCCGCCTACCGGCTCCCGAAGGACGGCACGCGCGAGTGCGACGCTGCCGACCTCGCGCTGACCGTCCTCGGCGGCGGCGAGTCCTCCCGCCTCTACAACAGGCTGGTCCGCCGCGACCGTACGGCTGTGGCGGCCGGGTTCGGCCTGCTGCGCCTGGCCGGGGCGCCCTCCCTGGGCTGGCTGGACGTGAAGACCTCCGGCGACGTCGAGGTGCCGGTCATCGAGACGGCCGTGGACGAGGAGCTCGCCCGCTTCGCGGCGGAGGGCCCCACCGCCGAGGAGATGGAGCGCGCGCAGGCCCAGCTGGAGCGCGAATGGCTGGACCGGCTCGGCACCGTCGCGGGCCGCGCCGACGAACTGTGCCGGTACGCCGTCCTGTTCGGCGACCCGCAGCTCGCCTTCACCGCCGTACAGCGTGTCCTCGACGTCACCGCCGAGGAGGTCCAGGCGGTCGCCAAGGCCCGCCTGCGCCCCGACAACCGAGCGGTGCTCGTGTACGAGCCGACCGCAGCCGAGGCCGACGACCTCGAGGCCGCCGAGACCACCGACGAGAACGAGGAGTCGGCGCAGTGA
- a CDS encoding M16 family metallopeptidase yields the protein MTELASMEFHPQPQAGEARPWAFPAPERGKLDNGLTVLRCHRPGQQVIAVEVLLDTPLDAEPKGLDGIATIMARALSEGTDKHTAEEFAAELERCGATLDAYADHPGIRVSLEVPVSRLPKALGLLADALRAPAFEDAEVERLVRNRLDEIPHELANPSRRAAKELSKQLFPATSRMSRPRQGTEDTVAGIDSAGVRAFYERHVRPATSTVVVVGDLTGVDLDDLLGDSLGAWTGSPAQPRPVPPVTADDTGRVVIVDRPGAVQTQLLIGRIGPDRHDRVWPAQVLGTYCLGGTLTSRLDKVLREEKGYTYGVRAFGQVLRSAPDGTGAAMLAISGSVDTPNTGPALDDLWKVLRGVAGEGLTDAERDFAVQNLVGVAPLKYETAASVANTLADQVEQNLPDDYQATLYQRLAATGTVEATAAAVSAFPVDRLVTILVGDAAEIREPVEALGIGEVTVVAAE from the coding sequence GTGACCGAGCTCGCCAGCATGGAGTTCCACCCGCAGCCCCAGGCCGGTGAGGCCCGGCCCTGGGCGTTCCCGGCGCCCGAGCGGGGCAAGCTGGACAACGGCCTGACGGTCCTGCGCTGCCACCGCCCCGGCCAGCAGGTCATCGCCGTCGAGGTGCTCCTGGACACGCCCCTGGACGCCGAGCCGAAGGGCCTGGACGGCATCGCCACGATCATGGCGCGCGCCCTGTCCGAGGGCACCGACAAGCACACCGCCGAGGAGTTCGCCGCCGAGCTGGAGCGCTGCGGCGCCACGCTCGACGCGTACGCCGACCACCCCGGCATCCGCGTCAGCCTCGAAGTGCCGGTCTCCCGTCTGCCCAAGGCGCTCGGTCTGCTCGCCGACGCCCTCAGGGCGCCCGCCTTCGAGGACGCCGAGGTCGAGCGCCTGGTGCGCAACCGGCTCGACGAGATCCCGCACGAGCTGGCCAACCCCTCGCGCCGCGCCGCCAAGGAGCTCTCCAAGCAGCTGTTCCCGGCGACCTCGCGCATGTCCCGCCCGCGCCAGGGCACCGAGGACACGGTCGCGGGCATCGACTCCGCGGGCGTACGCGCCTTCTACGAGCGGCATGTGCGCCCCGCCACCTCCACCGTCGTGGTCGTCGGCGACCTCACCGGCGTCGACCTCGACGACCTGCTCGGCGACAGCCTCGGCGCCTGGACCGGCTCCCCGGCCCAGCCCCGGCCCGTCCCGCCGGTGACCGCGGACGACACCGGGCGCGTCGTCATCGTGGACCGCCCCGGCGCGGTCCAGACGCAGCTGCTGATCGGCCGCATCGGCCCCGACCGGCACGACCGCGTGTGGCCCGCGCAGGTGCTCGGCACCTACTGCCTCGGCGGCACCCTCACCTCCCGCCTGGACAAGGTCCTGCGCGAGGAGAAGGGCTACACCTACGGTGTGCGCGCGTTCGGGCAGGTCCTGCGTTCCGCCCCGGACGGCACGGGTGCGGCCATGCTCGCCATCAGCGGCTCCGTCGACACCCCGAACACCGGTCCGGCTCTGGACGACCTCTGGAAGGTCCTGCGCGGGGTCGCCGGCGAAGGGCTCACCGACGCCGAGCGGGACTTCGCCGTGCAGAACCTCGTCGGGGTGGCGCCGCTGAAGTACGAGACCGCCGCCTCCGTGGCGAACACGCTGGCCGACCAGGTCGAGCAGAACCTGCCCGACGACTACCAGGCGACGCTGTACCAGCGGCTCGCCGCGACCGGCACCGTCGAGGCCACCGCGGCGGCCGTGAGCGCCTTCCCGGTGGACCGGCTGGTGACGATCCTCGTCGGCGACGCGGCCGAGATCCGGGAGCCCGTCGAGGCCCTCGGCATCGGCGAAGTCACCGTCGTGGCAGCCGAGTAG
- a CDS encoding M23 family metallopeptidase yields MAFTCATGKNRPAGKHRRPSRFERTTARAAGVAALTATGVIGTLAAPALAAEPAVEQTGLIPVVTIEDSIADQIDAQAAAQEQAAQEAAALKKAAEEAARKKAAEKAKQEREAKERAAREAERKRLLSYVAPISGSYISTGYKAGGAVWSSGSHTGVDFHAASGTSVHAVGSGTVVEAGWGGSYGNNIVIKMNDGTYTQYGHLSSIGVSVGQAVTPGQQIGLSGATGNVTGPHLHFEARTTAEYGSDMDPVAYLRAHGVNV; encoded by the coding sequence ATGGCGTTCACCTGCGCCACCGGGAAGAACCGCCCCGCCGGGAAGCACCGTCGCCCCAGCCGGTTCGAGCGCACCACCGCCCGCGCGGCGGGCGTCGCCGCCCTCACCGCCACCGGCGTCATAGGCACCCTCGCCGCCCCGGCACTCGCCGCCGAACCCGCCGTCGAGCAGACCGGCCTCATACCCGTCGTCACCATCGAGGACTCGATAGCCGACCAGATCGACGCCCAGGCAGCCGCCCAGGAGCAGGCCGCCCAGGAGGCCGCGGCCCTGAAGAAGGCTGCCGAGGAGGCCGCGCGCAAGAAGGCGGCCGAGAAGGCCAAGCAGGAGCGCGAGGCCAAGGAGCGCGCCGCCCGCGAGGCCGAGCGCAAGCGCCTGCTGTCCTACGTGGCCCCGATCTCCGGCTCGTACATCTCCACCGGCTACAAGGCCGGCGGTGCCGTCTGGTCCTCCGGCAGCCACACGGGCGTCGACTTCCACGCCGCCAGCGGCACCTCCGTCCACGCGGTCGGCTCCGGCACCGTCGTGGAGGCCGGCTGGGGCGGGTCGTACGGCAACAACATCGTGATCAAGATGAACGACGGTACTTACACCCAGTACGGCCACCTGTCGTCCATAGGCGTCTCGGTGGGCCAGGCCGTCACCCCCGGCCAGCAGATCGGCCTGTCCGGCGCCACCGGCAACGTCACCGGACCGCACCTGCACTTCGAGGCCCGCACGACGGCAGAGTACGGCTCCGACATGGACCCCGTCGCCTACCTCCGCGCGCACGGCGTGAACGTCTGA
- a CDS encoding GntR family transcriptional regulator, which yields MRIPAHSVCTAIRDDIVAGVYERGSRLTEELLARRYGVSRVPVREALRTLEAEGFVVTRRHAGACVAEPTEQEAADLLEMRTLLEPLGASRAAQRRTEAHLKVLRGLVRLGQERARRGNSEDLRSLGGWFHETLAQACGSPALTSMLTQLRHKIAWMYAVESPVDPVESWTEHGAIVDAVARGDSDRARAITALHTERAISAHRLRFGSGGDRAERVRNSQHPVNMPSLRH from the coding sequence ATGCGTATTCCGGCGCACTCGGTATGCACCGCGATCCGGGACGACATCGTCGCCGGTGTCTACGAGCGCGGCAGCCGGCTCACCGAGGAACTCCTCGCGCGCCGCTACGGCGTCTCCCGCGTCCCCGTGCGGGAGGCCCTGCGCACCTTGGAGGCGGAGGGCTTCGTGGTGACCCGGCGGCACGCGGGCGCGTGCGTCGCCGAACCGACCGAGCAGGAGGCCGCCGACCTGCTGGAGATGCGCACCCTCCTGGAACCGCTCGGCGCCTCCCGGGCCGCCCAGCGGCGCACCGAGGCCCATCTGAAGGTCCTGCGCGGCCTCGTCAGGCTGGGCCAGGAGCGGGCCAGGCGGGGCAACAGCGAGGATCTGCGCTCCCTGGGGGGCTGGTTCCACGAGACGCTGGCCCAGGCCTGCGGCAGCCCCGCTCTGACCTCGATGCTGACCCAGCTGCGCCACAAGATCGCCTGGATGTACGCGGTGGAGTCGCCGGTCGACCCCGTGGAGTCCTGGACCGAGCACGGCGCGATCGTGGACGCGGTGGCGCGCGGCGACAGTGACCGCGCCCGCGCGATCACGGCGCTGCACACCGAGCGCGCGATCTCCGCGCACCGCCTGCGGTTCGGCTCCGGCGGTGACCGCGCGGAGCGTGTGAGGAATTCGCAACATCCCGTAAACATGCCGAGCCTGCGACATTAA
- a CDS encoding HPr family phosphocarrier protein: protein MAERRVNVGWAEGLHARPASIFVRAATAAGIPVTIAKADGNPVNAASMLAVLGLGAQGGEEIVLASEAEGADAALDRLAKLVSEGLEELPETV from the coding sequence ATGGCTGAGCGCCGCGTCAACGTCGGCTGGGCCGAGGGCCTTCACGCCCGCCCCGCTTCCATCTTCGTCCGGGCCGCCACGGCCGCAGGTATCCCGGTGACGATCGCCAAGGCCGACGGCAACCCCGTCAACGCGGCCTCCATGCTGGCCGTTCTGGGCCTGGGCGCCCAGGGTGGCGAGGAGATCGTCCTCGCCTCCGAGGCCGAGGGCGCGGACGCTGCCCTCGACCGTCTGGCGAAGCTGGTCTCCGAGGGCCTCGAGGAGCTTCCCGAGACGGTCTGA
- a CDS encoding GNAT family N-acetyltransferase: MQSASDRHEYPAHWEADVVLRDGGTARIRPITVDDAERLVSFYEQVSDESKYYRFFAPYPRLSAKDVHRFTHHDFVDRVGLAATVGGEFIATVRYDRIGADGMPASAPADEAEVAFLVQDAHQGRGVASALLEHVGAVARERGIRRFAAEVLPANSKMIKVFTDAGYTQKRSFEDGVVRLEFDLEPTDRSLAVQYAREQRAEARSVRRLLVPGSVAVIGTGRTPGGVGRSVLGNIRDAGFTGRLYAVNKAFPEDLKELDGVPAHRSVRDIDGPVDLAVVAVPAEYVPDVVTECGEHGVQGLVVVSSGYAESGPDGRERQRELVRHARAYGMRIIGPNAFGIINTSADVRLNASLAPEMPRPGRIGLFAQSGAIGIALLSRLHRRGGGVTGVTGVSTLVSSGNRADVSGNDVLQYWYDDPDTDVVLMYLESIGNPRKFTRLARRTAAAKPLVVVQGARHGGAAPQGHAVRATRLPHTTVSALLRQAGVIRVDTITELVDAGLLLARQPLPAGPRVAILGNSESLGLLTYDACLSEGLRPLPPLDLTTGASAADFRAALARALADDTCDAVVVTAIPAIGEVSPGDAELAEALRSAAEGVPGKPVLVVHVELGGLAEALSAAASTAPQAGRTAPGTSLRATHPFRPLDFPAETPPEQSDTSEKAPRLIPAYPAAERAVRALAEAVKYSQWRREAADPGKVPEYEDIDEKGAAQLIGGLLARGQGLTLGMDETCDLLGKYGIHAHRALHAPTPDAAADAAHTLGYPVALKATAPHLRHRADLGGVRLDLADEEQLRRAYAELSELFGRPEELRPVVQSMAPRGVDTVVRAVIDPAAGAVLSFGLAGAASQLLGDTAHRLIPVTDRDATSIVRSIRTAPLLFGWRGSTPVDTPALEELLLRVSRLVDDHPEVVAVTLEPVVVATHGLSVLGASVRLAPPPARDDLGPRTLPTY; the protein is encoded by the coding sequence ATGCAGAGCGCCTCGGACCGGCACGAGTACCCCGCCCACTGGGAAGCCGACGTGGTGCTGCGCGACGGCGGCACCGCACGCATCCGCCCCATCACCGTTGATGACGCCGAGCGCTTGGTCAGCTTCTACGAGCAGGTCTCGGACGAGTCGAAGTACTACCGCTTCTTCGCGCCCTACCCGCGTCTGTCCGCAAAGGACGTCCACCGCTTCACGCACCACGACTTTGTGGACCGGGTGGGACTCGCGGCCACAGTGGGCGGCGAGTTCATCGCAACCGTACGCTACGACCGGATCGGCGCCGACGGAATGCCCGCGTCCGCACCTGCCGACGAGGCCGAGGTCGCCTTCCTCGTCCAGGACGCCCACCAGGGGCGCGGCGTCGCCTCCGCCCTCCTCGAACACGTCGGCGCGGTCGCGCGCGAGCGCGGGATCCGCCGGTTCGCCGCCGAGGTGCTGCCCGCCAACTCAAAGATGATCAAGGTGTTCACGGACGCTGGGTACACCCAGAAGCGCAGCTTCGAGGACGGCGTCGTACGCCTGGAGTTCGACCTGGAGCCGACGGACCGCTCGCTCGCCGTGCAGTACGCGCGCGAGCAGCGCGCCGAGGCGCGGTCCGTGCGGCGGCTGCTGGTGCCCGGCTCCGTCGCCGTCATCGGCACCGGCCGCACGCCCGGCGGGGTGGGCCGCAGCGTCCTGGGCAACATCAGGGACGCCGGGTTCACCGGGCGGCTGTACGCCGTGAACAAGGCGTTCCCGGAGGACCTCAAGGAGCTCGACGGCGTGCCCGCGCACCGGTCCGTGCGGGACATCGACGGGCCCGTCGACCTCGCGGTGGTCGCCGTGCCGGCCGAGTACGTCCCCGACGTGGTCACCGAGTGCGGCGAGCACGGCGTGCAGGGGCTGGTCGTGGTCTCCTCCGGATACGCCGAGAGCGGGCCCGACGGGCGCGAGCGGCAGCGCGAACTCGTCCGGCACGCGCGCGCGTACGGCATGCGCATCATCGGGCCGAACGCCTTCGGGATCATCAACACCTCCGCCGACGTACGACTGAACGCCTCACTGGCACCCGAGATGCCCCGTCCCGGCCGGATCGGGTTGTTCGCCCAGTCCGGTGCCATCGGGATCGCGCTGCTGTCCCGGCTGCACCGGCGCGGCGGCGGGGTCACCGGGGTCACGGGCGTGTCGACCCTGGTCTCGTCGGGCAACCGGGCCGACGTGTCCGGCAACGATGTCCTGCAGTACTGGTACGACGACCCGGACACCGACGTCGTACTGATGTACCTGGAGTCCATCGGCAACCCGCGCAAGTTCACCCGCCTCGCGCGGCGTACGGCTGCGGCGAAACCGTTGGTCGTGGTGCAGGGGGCGCGGCACGGCGGCGCGGCGCCGCAGGGGCATGCGGTCCGGGCCACGCGGTTGCCGCACACCACGGTGTCCGCGCTGCTGCGGCAGGCCGGGGTGATCCGGGTGGACACGATCACCGAGCTGGTGGACGCGGGGCTGCTGCTCGCGCGTCAGCCACTGCCGGCCGGGCCGCGCGTGGCGATCCTCGGGAACTCCGAGTCGCTGGGGCTGCTGACGTACGACGCGTGCCTGTCCGAGGGGCTGCGGCCGCTGCCGCCGCTGGATCTGACGACGGGGGCGTCGGCCGCGGACTTCCGGGCGGCACTGGCGCGCGCGTTGGCGGACGACACCTGCGACGCGGTGGTGGTGACGGCGATCCCGGCGATCGGGGAGGTGTCGCCGGGGGACGCGGAACTGGCGGAGGCGCTGCGGTCGGCGGCCGAGGGAGTGCCGGGGAAGCCGGTGCTGGTGGTGCACGTGGAGCTGGGCGGCCTGGCGGAGGCCCTGTCGGCCGCGGCGAGCACCGCACCACAGGCGGGCAGGACGGCGCCCGGCACCTCACTGCGTGCCACCCACCCGTTCCGCCCCCTGGACTTCCCTGCCGAGACACCGCCCGAGCAGTCGGACACCTCGGAGAAGGCCCCCCGACTCATCCCCGCCTACCCCGCGGCCGAACGCGCCGTCCGCGCCCTCGCTGAAGCCGTCAAGTACTCCCAGTGGCGGCGCGAGGCGGCCGACCCCGGGAAGGTGCCGGAGTACGAGGACATCGACGAGAAGGGCGCCGCCCAGCTGATCGGCGGCCTGCTCGCGCGCGGGCAAGGGCTCACGCTCGGCATGGACGAGACCTGCGACCTGCTCGGCAAGTACGGCATCCATGCGCACCGCGCCCTGCACGCGCCCACCCCCGACGCCGCCGCCGACGCCGCCCACACCCTCGGCTACCCCGTCGCCCTCAAGGCCACCGCCCCGCATCTGCGCCACCGCGCCGACCTCGGCGGCGTACGGCTCGATCTGGCGGACGAGGAGCAACTGCGGCGGGCGTACGCCGAGTTGTCCGAGCTGTTCGGCAGGCCGGAGGAGCTGCGGCCGGTCGTGCAGAGCATGGCGCCGCGCGGCGTCGACACCGTCGTACGGGCCGTGATCGACCCGGCGGCCGGCGCCGTGCTGTCCTTCGGCCTCGCCGGGGCCGCCTCACAGTTGCTCGGCGACACCGCGCACCGGCTGATCCCGGTCACCGACCGCGACGCGACCTCGATCGTCCGCTCGATCCGGACGGCACCGCTCCTGTTCGGCTGGCGTGGCTCCACGCCCGTCGACACACCTGCCCTGGAGGAGCTGCTGCTGAGGGTGTCGAGGCTGGTCGACGACCACCCGGAGGTCGTCGCGGTCACCCTGGAGCCGGTCGTCGTCGCCACCCACGGCCTGAGCGTGCTCGGCGCCTCGGTACGCCTCGCGCCACCGCCTGCCCGCGACGACCTTGGGCCGAGGACCCTCCCGACCTACTGA
- a CDS encoding DUF5998 family protein: MAKTSTTTQGLRAAIERSGYYPALVAEAVEAAVGGEPIRSYLVHQETTFDQNEVRRHVTVLVLTGNRFIVSHTDEQAADSTSPTPYATTSTESVKLGRISSVVVSRVVANPEQYQPGTLPREVVLTIGWGAVSRIDLEPAACGDPNCEADHGYTGNSTADDLSLRVSEAGDGPETVRQALVFAQSLSEATADVTR; encoded by the coding sequence ATGGCCAAGACCAGTACGACGACCCAGGGGCTGCGAGCGGCGATCGAGCGCAGCGGCTACTACCCGGCCCTCGTGGCCGAGGCGGTGGAGGCCGCTGTGGGCGGCGAGCCGATCCGGTCGTACCTGGTCCATCAGGAGACGACGTTCGACCAGAACGAGGTGCGGCGGCATGTGACCGTGCTCGTCCTCACCGGCAACCGCTTCATCGTCAGCCACACCGACGAGCAGGCCGCCGACAGCACCTCCCCGACGCCGTACGCCACGACGTCCACGGAGTCCGTGAAGCTCGGCCGGATCTCGTCGGTGGTGGTCAGCCGTGTGGTCGCCAATCCGGAGCAGTACCAGCCGGGCACGCTGCCCCGCGAGGTCGTGCTGACCATCGGCTGGGGTGCCGTCTCCCGTATCGACCTGGAGCCCGCCGCCTGCGGCGACCCCAACTGCGAGGCCGACCACGGCTACACGGGCAACTCCACGGCGGACGACCTCAGCCTGCGGGTCAGCGAGGCCGGTGACGGCCCGGAGACGGTGCGCCAGGCGCTCGTCTTCGCGCAGTCGCTCTCCGAGGCGACGGCGGACGTCACCCGCTGA
- a CDS encoding alkaline phosphatase family protein — translation MIQSTAWDSHPEPLAVESAPVPEYGSGSLADLLPTLAAGMAVPEMTAAIPELTATDRNCVFLVDGLGWEQLKAHPDEAPFMTSLLSSSRGGTGRPITAGYPATTATSLASVGTGLPPGAHGLPGYTVRNPETGELMNQLRWNPWTSPRVWQPYPTVFQLAHQAGVHAAQVSSPTFQNTPLTKVALSGGTFHGRLTGEDRMDLAAEQLAAGDRSLVYTYYAELDGAGHRFGVDSDTWRGQLMYVDRLVQRLAEQLPPRSALYVTADHGMIDVPFDEQHRIDFDEDWELRAGVALLGGEGRARHVYAVPGAANDVLTCWREVLGEQFWVASRDEAIAAGWFGPRIDERVHDRIGDVVAAARDDVLIIASEREPKESAMVGNHGSMTPAEQLVPLLEVRS, via the coding sequence ATGATCCAGTCCACCGCCTGGGACTCCCACCCGGAACCTCTCGCCGTCGAATCCGCGCCCGTCCCCGAGTACGGCAGCGGCTCGCTCGCCGATCTGCTGCCCACACTGGCCGCAGGCATGGCCGTACCGGAGATGACCGCCGCGATCCCCGAGCTGACCGCCACCGACCGCAACTGCGTGTTCCTGGTGGACGGCCTCGGCTGGGAGCAGCTCAAGGCGCACCCCGATGAGGCGCCGTTCATGACCTCGCTCCTGAGCAGCTCGCGCGGCGGCACCGGACGCCCGATCACCGCCGGCTACCCGGCGACCACCGCGACCTCCCTCGCCTCCGTCGGCACCGGCCTGCCGCCGGGCGCGCACGGCCTGCCCGGGTACACCGTGCGCAACCCCGAAACCGGCGAGCTGATGAACCAGCTGCGCTGGAACCCGTGGACGTCGCCGCGCGTCTGGCAGCCCTACCCCACGGTCTTCCAGCTGGCGCACCAGGCGGGCGTGCACGCGGCCCAGGTGTCGTCGCCCACCTTCCAGAACACTCCGCTGACCAAGGTCGCGCTCAGCGGCGGCACGTTCCACGGGCGGCTGACCGGCGAGGACCGTATGGACCTGGCGGCCGAGCAACTGGCCGCGGGCGACCGCTCCCTGGTCTACACGTACTACGCCGAACTGGACGGCGCCGGCCACCGCTTCGGCGTCGACTCGGACACCTGGCGCGGCCAGCTCATGTACGTCGACCGGCTCGTCCAGCGCCTCGCCGAGCAGCTGCCGCCGCGCAGCGCGCTCTACGTCACCGCCGACCACGGCATGATCGATGTGCCCTTCGACGAGCAGCACCGCATCGACTTCGACGAGGACTGGGAGCTGCGTGCCGGTGTCGCCCTGCTGGGCGGCGAGGGCCGGGCGCGCCACGTCTACGCGGTGCCCGGCGCCGCGAACGACGTCCTGACCTGCTGGCGCGAGGTGCTCGGCGAACAGTTCTGGGTGGCCTCCCGGGACGAGGCGATCGCCGCGGGCTGGTTCGGGCCACGGATCGACGAGCGTGTCCACGACCGTATCGGTGACGTGGTCGCGGCCGCGCGGGACGACGTCCTGATCATCGCGTCCGAGCGGGAGCCGAAGGAGTCGGCGATGGTCGGCAACCACGGCTCGATGACCCCCGCCGAGCAGTTGGTCCCCCTGCTCGAAGTACGCTCCTGA
- a CDS encoding thymidine kinase — protein MPELVFFSGTMDCGKSTLALQIEHNRSARGLVGMIFTRDDRAGEGKLSSRLGLVTDAVEVEDGTDLYAYLVDPLSRGRRADSVIADEAQFLAPNQIDQLARVVDDLGLDVYAFGITTDFRSKLFPGSQRLVELADRVEVLQVEALCWCGARATHNARTIGGEMVVEGAQVVVGDVNQADAVGYEVLCRRHHRRRMTAASARAAALSPDVLPVQPA, from the coding sequence ATGCCCGAGCTGGTGTTCTTCTCCGGAACGATGGACTGCGGGAAGTCGACGCTGGCTCTGCAGATCGAGCACAACCGTTCGGCGCGTGGTCTCGTGGGCATGATCTTCACGCGCGACGACCGTGCGGGTGAAGGCAAGCTGTCCTCGCGGCTCGGCCTGGTCACGGACGCGGTGGAGGTCGAGGACGGCACGGACCTGTACGCGTACCTCGTCGACCCCCTCTCCCGGGGACGCCGCGCGGACTCCGTCATCGCCGACGAGGCCCAGTTCCTCGCACCGAACCAGATCGACCAACTCGCGCGTGTGGTCGACGACCTGGGCCTCGACGTCTACGCCTTCGGCATCACCACCGACTTCCGCTCCAAGCTGTTCCCGGGCTCCCAGCGCCTGGTGGAACTCGCCGACCGGGTCGAGGTGCTCCAGGTCGAGGCCCTGTGCTGGTGCGGCGCCCGCGCCACGCACAACGCCCGCACGATAGGCGGCGAGATGGTCGTCGAGGGCGCCCAGGTGGTCGTCGGCGACGTCAACCAGGCGGACGCCGTCGGCTACGAGGTCCTGTGCCGCCGCCATCACCGCCGCCGTATGACGGCGGCCAGCGCCCGGGCGGCGGCGCTGTCCCCGGACGTCCTGCCGGTGCAGCCGGCCTGA
- a CDS encoding VOC family protein yields the protein MTEARGSAGPNGATHARHTPGTPCWVSLMVHGPAATQEFYGALFGWEFQPGPQQLGPYVRALLDGNEVAGIGQLPPDRHLPIAWTPYLASNDVDLTAETVRLCGGTVGVGPLDAAEAGRMAICSDPAGAVFGIWQTAAHLGTAVTGVPGTPAWNELLTFESVNVAKFYESVFAYEEEPVVSADFDYVTLHIDGRPVAGIHGVGNALPRDRGPHWMTYFEVADTDEALERIGELGGHVLKAAHDSAHGRVATVADPEGARFSLIQNPR from the coding sequence ATGACCGAGGCACGGGGGTCGGCCGGCCCGAACGGCGCGACGCACGCCCGGCACACGCCCGGCACGCCCTGCTGGGTGAGCCTGATGGTGCACGGGCCGGCCGCGACCCAGGAGTTCTACGGAGCGCTGTTCGGCTGGGAGTTCCAGCCCGGCCCCCAGCAACTCGGCCCCTATGTGCGGGCCCTGCTCGACGGCAATGAGGTGGCCGGCATCGGCCAGCTGCCGCCCGACCGCCACCTCCCCATCGCCTGGACGCCCTACCTCGCCTCGAACGACGTGGACCTGACCGCCGAGACGGTACGGCTGTGCGGCGGCACCGTCGGGGTGGGCCCGCTGGACGCCGCCGAGGCCGGCCGGATGGCGATCTGCTCCGACCCCGCCGGCGCCGTCTTCGGCATCTGGCAGACGGCGGCCCACCTCGGCACCGCCGTCACGGGCGTGCCCGGCACCCCCGCCTGGAACGAGCTGCTGACCTTCGAGTCCGTCAACGTCGCCAAGTTCTACGAGAGCGTGTTCGCCTACGAGGAGGAGCCGGTGGTCTCCGCCGACTTCGACTACGTCACCCTGCACATCGACGGCCGCCCGGTCGCCGGCATCCACGGCGTCGGCAACGCCCTGCCGCGCGACCGGGGCCCGCACTGGATGACGTACTTCGAAGTCGCCGACACGGACGAGGCACTGGAGCGGATCGGCGAGCTCGGCGGCCATGTCCTCAAAGCGGCCCACGACAGCGCGCACGGCCGCGTGGCGACGGTGGCGGATCCGGAGGGGGCCCGGTTCTCCCTGATCCAGAATCCGCGCTGA